A region of Bombilactobacillus folatiphilus DNA encodes the following proteins:
- a CDS encoding beta-glucoside-specific PTS transporter subunit IIABC, which yields MSAKDLAEQILQLVGGDDNVKSAWHCATRLRFLLNDEQKAQTDQIENLDGVITVVQAGGQYQVVIGNNVGTVYDALTELDPRLGEGDADSQPATDQPKKKLTPKSMFDAFVTFISGSFTPFLGAMAGAGILKGLLSLFVVLHWMTPQTGAYQIWYAAADGIFNFLPIILAFTAGKQMKVNQYVTVAIGMALVYPTMVNMKHLDFFSIPVSKATYTSTVIPILLVVVVQKWLEPLFNKFWHESVRNILTPLCMLMILVPLTFLVVGPISNAISGFLAAIVLALYKHVRIFAGLFMGAFWQVFVIFGVHWAFVPVMMNDLHSLGNDPLMPLILPAVLSQAGAALGVFFKTKDDKMKGLAGSNTITAIFGITEPTVYGITLKMRKPFYCAMAAGGIGGAIVAISGAHANTVGLASILSLPTFISKGFGLSVVGDVVAFVLAAIATYLWGGVNDQTKTQTASEASASTTSTSSTNQENDGLTELVAPVKGTILPIQSVDDPVFAQEAMGKGIAIVPEDQTVTAPIAGTVTIAYPTGHAVGITSDNGVEVLLHLGINTVELKGQHFELLVKQDQKVEVGTPLIKFDYEAIKKAGYDNTVMMIVTNSANYDVQLTTDTAADQNDLMTLTAKTE from the coding sequence TTGAGTGCAAAAGATTTAGCAGAACAAATTCTGCAATTAGTCGGCGGTGATGACAATGTCAAATCCGCTTGGCACTGTGCAACTCGTTTGCGTTTTTTACTTAATGATGAGCAAAAAGCCCAAACAGACCAAATTGAAAACTTGGACGGCGTGATTACCGTTGTTCAAGCTGGTGGTCAATATCAGGTCGTCATCGGCAATAACGTTGGGACTGTCTATGATGCCCTGACAGAATTAGATCCTCGACTAGGGGAAGGGGACGCTGATAGCCAGCCTGCGACAGATCAACCAAAGAAAAAGTTGACTCCCAAGTCAATGTTTGATGCTTTTGTCACCTTTATCTCCGGTTCTTTCACGCCATTTCTGGGTGCAATGGCTGGCGCCGGTATTTTAAAAGGATTATTATCATTATTCGTCGTTTTACACTGGATGACACCACAAACAGGCGCATACCAAATCTGGTATGCGGCTGCTGATGGTATTTTTAACTTCTTACCAATCATTTTAGCGTTTACCGCTGGTAAGCAGATGAAAGTTAACCAGTATGTCACTGTTGCTATCGGGATGGCTTTAGTCTATCCAACCATGGTCAACATGAAACACTTGGATTTCTTCTCCATTCCAGTTTCTAAAGCCACTTATACTAGTACCGTAATTCCAATCTTACTAGTTGTTGTGGTTCAAAAATGGTTAGAACCATTATTTAATAAATTTTGGCACGAATCAGTTCGCAATATCTTAACACCTTTATGTATGTTAATGATTTTAGTTCCTTTAACTTTCTTAGTCGTTGGACCAATTAGTAACGCAATCAGTGGTTTCCTAGCTGCTATCGTTTTGGCATTGTATAAACATGTTCGGATTTTTGCTGGCTTATTCATGGGAGCTTTCTGGCAAGTCTTTGTTATTTTTGGTGTTCATTGGGCCTTTGTTCCCGTTATGATGAATGACTTACATTCGCTAGGTAACGATCCATTAATGCCATTAATCTTACCTGCTGTTTTATCTCAAGCCGGTGCTGCTTTAGGCGTTTTCTTCAAGACTAAAGATGACAAGATGAAAGGTTTAGCTGGTTCCAACACAATTACAGCTATTTTCGGAATCACAGAACCTACAGTTTACGGTATTACCTTAAAAATGCGGAAACCATTCTATTGCGCAATGGCTGCTGGTGGAATCGGTGGTGCTATTGTTGCTATATCCGGTGCCCATGCTAACACAGTTGGTTTAGCTAGCATTTTGAGTTTACCAACATTTATTAGTAAAGGTTTTGGTTTGTCAGTTGTTGGTGATGTCGTGGCTTTTGTTTTGGCAGCTATTGCCACTTATTTATGGGGTGGCGTCAATGATCAAACTAAGACGCAGACAGCCTCTGAAGCTAGTGCCTCAACTACAAGTACAAGTTCTACTAACCAAGAAAATGATGGTTTAACTGAATTAGTTGCTCCTGTCAAAGGAACAATTCTGCCGATCCAAAGTGTTGACGATCCTGTATTTGCTCAAGAAGCAATGGGTAAAGGGATCGCAATTGTTCCTGAAGATCAAACTGTGACTGCACCAATCGCTGGTACCGTGACAATTGCTTATCCAACCGGTCATGCTGTGGGTATTACTAGTGATAACGGCGTTGAAGTCTTATTACATTTAGGCATCAACACAGTTGAATTAAAAGGTCAACATTTTGAGTTATTAGTTAAACAAGATCAAAAAGTTGAAGTGGGTACACCATTAATCAAATTCGATTACGAAGCAATTAAAAAGGCTGGTTATGACAACACAGTCATGATGATTGTAACTAATTCTGCTAACTATGATGTGCAATTAACAACGGATACGGCAGCTGATCAAAATGATTTGATGACTTTAACCGCAAAGACCGAATAA
- a CDS encoding universal stress protein — MQEYQRILVPVDGSSESETALQKATQVAIRNHATVDVLNVLDTRQFVGAYGGMLTGDIIYQITEDSQSYLARLKEQMIADGLSEDKIKIHIRYGDPKVIIAVDFFKDYNDDLIILGSTGLNAVERLLVGSVSSYVIRNAQTDVIVVRTKLDNQTLADK; from the coding sequence ATGCAAGAATATCAAAGAATTTTGGTACCTGTTGATGGTTCAAGTGAATCAGAAACAGCGCTTCAAAAAGCAACACAAGTAGCCATTAGGAATCATGCCACCGTCGATGTCTTGAATGTGTTAGATACCCGCCAGTTTGTTGGGGCTTACGGTGGGATGTTGACGGGTGATATTATTTATCAGATTACCGAAGATTCTCAAAGTTATTTAGCTAGACTCAAAGAGCAAATGATTGCAGACGGTTTGTCTGAAGATAAAATCAAAATTCATATTCGCTATGGTGATCCCAAAGTTATCATTGCGGTGGATTTTTTTAAAGATTACAATGACGACTTGATTATTTTAGGTTCGACAGGCTTGAATGCCGTGGAACGCTTATTAGTTGGGTCTGTCTCATCTTATGTCATTCGTAATGCGCAGACAGACGTGATTGTGGTACGCACAAAATTGGATAATCAAACTTTAGCTGATAAATAG
- a CDS encoding GNAT family N-acetyltransferase, with protein MPITYLRKVHADEIELVVEIIEEAKSVLRGRGVDLWQDGYPDQATLQDDIQRQIAYFLIKDEEIVGVAALEDQGESSYDQIYDGQWSPKSKDRYAIIHRVAVCQGHQGEGLASIFIQHLMTIAASLNFKDIRIDTHFDNLAMRHIIEKNGFQQCGTIDNAVHKPCVAFQRFL; from the coding sequence ATGCCAATCACGTATTTACGCAAAGTTCATGCTGATGAAATTGAATTAGTTGTTGAAATTATTGAGGAAGCCAAAAGTGTGTTGCGTGGTCGCGGCGTGGATTTATGGCAAGATGGTTATCCGGATCAGGCCACTTTACAAGATGATATTCAGCGCCAAATCGCGTATTTCTTGATTAAAGATGAAGAAATTGTGGGCGTGGCTGCTTTGGAAGATCAAGGTGAAAGCAGCTACGATCAAATTTATGATGGACAATGGAGTCCAAAATCCAAGGATCGCTATGCAATTATTCACCGTGTAGCTGTTTGTCAGGGACATCAAGGTGAAGGTTTGGCATCTATTTTTATTCAACATTTGATGACGATTGCTGCTTCACTGAATTTTAAAGATATTCGCATTGATACGCATTTTGACAATTTGGCGATGCGACACATTATTGAAAAAAATGGGTTTCAGCAGTGTGGGACGATTGATAATGCTGTGCATAAGCCGTGTGTGGCTTTTCAACGTTTTTTATAG
- a CDS encoding phosphoketolase family protein gives MTDYSSSEYFALMNQYFDAANYISVGQLYLKDNPLLKRPLQPQDVKVHPIGHWGTIAGQNFIYTHLNRVINKYDLNMFYIEGPGHGGQVMVSNSYLDGSYSEIYPEISADEQGMQKLFKQFSFPGGIASHAAPETPGSIHEGGELGYSLSHGVGAILDNPEVIAAVVVGDGEAETGPLATSWFSNVFINPVNDGAVLPILNLNGFKISNPTILSRKSDAELKQYFAGLGWEPIFVEGDDPDALNPQMAAAMDQAVEKIQSIQAKARQKSAQEVKRPVWPMIIFRAPKGWTGPKTWDNEPIEGSFRAHQIPIPVDENHLEHADELVAWMKSYHPDEVFDEQGHLKSEIKSLTPKGNRRMAMNPITNGGLDPKPLVLPNPHDYQLKFDRPGAVDAQDMIELGNYLRDLIKQNPDNFRFFGPDETMSNRLMHMFEVSDRQWLEPIKKPNDQYEAPAGRILDAQLSEHQAEGWLEGYTLTGRHGIFASYEAFLRVVDSMLTQHFKWLRKANEQSWRKKYPALNIISTSTSFQQDHNGYTHQDPGIMTHLAEKKPEYIREYLPADANTLLAVVNNSLNDEEVINLIIASKQPRPQFYSMPEAEELVQQGVKVIDWATNDQGQKPDLILAAAGTEPNMEALAAIDLLHAAFPNMKLRFVNVVDLLRLQTPAKNPRGLSDAAFDEIFTPDVPIVFAFHGYEDLLRDIFYERHNHQMYAHGYRENGDITTPFDMRVVNELDRFHLAQHGAQLAYGEQAVQFSQQMDKKLQQHHDYIRENGDDLPEVNNWKFKGFK, from the coding sequence ATGACAGATTATAGTAGTTCTGAGTATTTTGCATTAATGAATCAGTACTTCGACGCGGCTAATTATATTTCCGTTGGTCAATTGTACTTAAAAGATAATCCTTTATTAAAACGTCCATTGCAACCTCAAGATGTTAAAGTGCATCCCATTGGTCATTGGGGCACGATTGCTGGACAAAACTTTATTTATACGCATTTGAACCGTGTGATTAATAAATATGATTTGAACATGTTTTATATTGAAGGACCAGGTCATGGCGGTCAGGTCATGGTGTCTAATTCCTATTTAGACGGTAGTTATAGCGAGATTTATCCGGAAATTAGTGCCGATGAACAAGGCATGCAAAAATTGTTTAAGCAGTTTTCCTTTCCCGGCGGGATTGCTTCCCATGCAGCACCAGAAACGCCGGGCTCCATCCATGAAGGGGGCGAGCTAGGTTATTCGTTGTCCCATGGTGTGGGCGCTATTTTGGATAATCCCGAAGTGATTGCGGCCGTGGTTGTTGGTGATGGTGAGGCAGAAACAGGACCTTTAGCAACATCTTGGTTTTCTAATGTTTTCATCAATCCAGTGAATGATGGTGCAGTGTTACCTATTTTGAATCTGAATGGTTTCAAAATTTCGAATCCGACTATTTTATCGCGGAAAAGTGATGCCGAATTAAAACAATATTTTGCAGGTCTAGGTTGGGAGCCTATTTTTGTTGAGGGTGATGATCCGGACGCTTTGAATCCGCAAATGGCAGCGGCGATGGATCAAGCTGTGGAAAAAATTCAGTCCATTCAAGCCAAAGCTCGCCAAAAGTCGGCGCAAGAGGTTAAACGTCCAGTGTGGCCAATGATTATTTTTCGGGCGCCAAAGGGCTGGACGGGTCCGAAAACTTGGGATAATGAACCGATTGAAGGATCATTCAGAGCACATCAGATTCCGATTCCCGTTGATGAAAATCATCTGGAGCACGCTGATGAATTAGTAGCTTGGATGAAATCATATCATCCGGATGAAGTTTTTGATGAACAAGGTCACCTAAAATCTGAAATCAAATCTTTAACACCCAAAGGCAATCGGCGGATGGCGATGAATCCGATTACTAATGGTGGCTTGGATCCGAAACCATTAGTTTTGCCGAATCCGCATGATTATCAATTGAAATTTGACCGGCCGGGTGCGGTTGATGCGCAGGATATGATTGAATTAGGGAATTATTTGCGGGATTTGATCAAGCAAAATCCTGATAATTTTCGATTCTTTGGTCCCGATGAAACAATGTCTAATCGGTTGATGCATATGTTTGAAGTCAGTGATCGTCAATGGTTAGAGCCGATTAAGAAACCAAACGATCAATACGAAGCTCCAGCAGGTCGCATTTTGGATGCACAATTATCTGAACATCAAGCAGAAGGTTGGCTAGAAGGTTATACGTTAACAGGTCGGCACGGAATTTTTGCGAGTTACGAGGCTTTCTTGCGTGTAGTTGATTCGATGTTGACGCAACACTTTAAGTGGTTACGCAAAGCTAACGAGCAATCGTGGCGTAAAAAGTATCCAGCGTTAAATATTATTTCGACATCGACTTCGTTCCAACAAGATCATAATGGATATACCCATCAAGATCCGGGTATTATGACACATTTGGCTGAGAAAAAGCCAGAATATATTCGAGAATATTTACCGGCGGACGCTAATACTTTATTAGCAGTTGTCAATAATTCGTTGAATGATGAAGAAGTTATTAATTTGATTATTGCTTCCAAGCAGCCACGACCACAATTTTATTCCATGCCAGAGGCTGAAGAATTGGTTCAACAAGGTGTCAAAGTAATTGATTGGGCAACCAACGATCAAGGTCAAAAACCAGATTTAATTTTGGCAGCCGCGGGTACTGAACCTAATATGGAAGCTTTGGCGGCAATTGATTTGTTGCATGCAGCCTTTCCGAATATGAAATTACGGTTTGTCAATGTGGTTGATTTGTTGAGATTACAAACGCCAGCCAAAAATCCACGTGGTTTGAGTGATGCGGCGTTTGACGAGATCTTTACGCCAGATGTGCCGATTGTCTTTGCTTTCCATGGTTATGAAGATTTGTTACGCGATATATTTTATGAGCGACATAATCATCAGATGTATGCACATGGTTATCGTGAAAATGGAGACATCACCACGCCATTTGATATGCGGGTAGTCAATGAGTTAGATCGGTTCCATTTAGCACAACATGGTGCACAACTAGCTTATGGTGAGCAGGCCGTGCAATTTAGCCAACAAATGGATAAGAAATTACAACAACATCATGATTATATCCGTGAAAATGGTGATGATTTACCAGAAGTTAATAATTGGAAATTTAAGGGTTTCAAATAG
- a CDS encoding metallophosphoesterase family protein — protein sequence MKRLLTKKRSQPQLVPVQFLQQSYQLQTLPQQQILWPTKQGQIYYRLNKQHTFAPMPVTVRPWVRAYLQAFCQVVQTQIDPKQSLTLGMITDTHVKFKNSSSYYGFNGWQHVNEFLELPHFLPIDLLVHLGDVIDGSDDPYVDRQLLRQVANQFAQQKTPSLIAKGNHDDHDKYDEHTRTHRATFAADTFEQAVWLPEHSNASLHENLAHCGLSYFDQANFRVIMLNTSDLPYIIDKKGQKQYDGKLVLGLRQQQVQILTQLLQASVNKQVLILSHANLLKANGQAAVHNGKAVHDLLKAFNQGLVGQLVHQDIDPQFSLNVEFDFRENQTGRVWACLAGHRHTEAQYRLDSIQYVLLNVSALMGKKHFLTTKFNRAWHRQKDQLSEFAGYIVNLNVRQAELNIFGYGAATFWRKFKIS from the coding sequence ATGAAACGATTGTTGACCAAAAAGCGCTCGCAACCCCAACTTGTTCCAGTACAATTTTTACAGCAGTCTTATCAATTACAAACCTTGCCACAACAACAAATTCTATGGCCGACCAAGCAAGGTCAAATTTACTATCGCTTAAATAAGCAACATACTTTTGCTCCTATGCCAGTGACAGTCAGACCGTGGGTACGAGCTTATTTACAAGCATTTTGTCAAGTCGTTCAAACGCAAATTGATCCGAAACAGAGTTTAACGCTTGGGATGATTACGGATACGCATGTCAAATTTAAAAATAGCAGCAGTTACTACGGCTTTAACGGTTGGCAGCATGTCAATGAATTTTTGGAGTTGCCTCATTTTTTGCCCATAGATTTGTTGGTGCATTTAGGCGATGTGATTGATGGTAGTGATGATCCTTATGTAGATCGGCAATTATTGCGTCAAGTTGCCAACCAGTTTGCACAACAAAAGACGCCGTCGTTGATTGCAAAGGGTAATCATGATGATCACGATAAATACGATGAACACACGAGGACGCATCGTGCGACTTTTGCGGCAGATACATTTGAACAAGCTGTTTGGCTGCCAGAGCACAGCAATGCGAGTTTACACGAAAATTTGGCTCATTGTGGATTGAGTTATTTTGATCAGGCAAATTTTCGCGTAATTATGTTAAATACGAGCGATTTACCTTATATAATAGATAAAAAGGGTCAAAAGCAGTATGACGGTAAACTGGTTCTGGGCCTACGCCAACAGCAAGTACAAATTTTAACGCAATTGTTGCAGGCTAGTGTCAATAAGCAAGTGCTCATTTTGAGTCATGCCAATTTGTTGAAAGCTAACGGTCAAGCAGCGGTGCATAATGGCAAGGCGGTGCACGATTTGTTGAAAGCTTTTAATCAGGGCTTGGTGGGGCAACTGGTTCATCAGGATATAGATCCGCAATTTTCATTGAACGTGGAATTTGATTTTCGAGAAAATCAAACAGGACGTGTCTGGGCCTGTTTAGCTGGACATCGGCATACAGAAGCGCAATATCGGCTTGACAGCATTCAATATGTTCTCTTAAATGTGTCAGCCTTGATGGGCAAAAAACATTTTTTGACGACGAAATTTAATCGTGCATGGCATCGGCAAAAAGACCAGTTGTCCGAATTTGCAGGTTATATTGTGAATTTAAACGTGCGGCAGGCTGAATTGAACATCTTTGGCTATGGGGCAGCCACATTTTGGCGAAAGTTTAAAATTTCTTAG
- a CDS encoding GntR family transcriptional regulator produces MSQPIYVQIAQTIKQNILDQQYSNLKLPDERSLSDNFAVSRSSIKRAVQLLADEGVVFKKQGSGNFINPLFLRRQTALDYTGDNLGLTTSIVTNGKTQQITVLDFDVQKPTIEMQENLFLQADDFVYKFKRLRKLDSTPILIETSYIPVRLWPELSQEILGQSLFNYLEEEKSELINRAYLDMTAEPSTLEDQQLLNLTPQEPVGLMTGIFFRDDGLPFEYSSMRLHYKYWNFSTFVDLSK; encoded by the coding sequence ATGAGCCAGCCGATTTATGTTCAAATTGCCCAAACGATTAAGCAAAATATTCTTGATCAGCAGTATTCTAATTTGAAATTACCAGATGAACGTAGTTTGAGCGATAATTTTGCGGTCAGTCGCAGTTCCATCAAACGGGCGGTGCAACTTTTGGCGGATGAAGGTGTTGTTTTTAAAAAGCAGGGTTCGGGTAATTTTATCAATCCCTTATTTTTACGGCGACAAACAGCGTTGGATTACACGGGTGATAATCTAGGATTAACAACGTCAATTGTGACCAATGGCAAAACTCAACAGATTACAGTGTTGGATTTTGATGTGCAAAAACCAACTATTGAGATGCAAGAAAATTTATTTTTGCAAGCGGATGACTTTGTATATAAGTTTAAGCGATTGCGAAAATTGGATTCGACGCCGATTTTAATTGAAACGAGTTATATACCGGTTCGTTTGTGGCCAGAATTGTCACAAGAAATTTTGGGACAATCATTATTCAATTATTTAGAAGAAGAAAAATCGGAATTAATCAATCGAGCGTATTTGGATATGACGGCTGAACCATCGACATTAGAAGATCAACAGTTACTCAATTTAACACCACAAGAGCCGGTAGGTTTGATGACGGGAATATTCTTTCGCGACGATGGGTTGCCATTTGAATATTCCAGTATGCGGCTTCATTATAAATATTGGAACTTTTCAACCTTCGTGGATTTAAGCAAATAA
- a CDS encoding tyrosine-protein phosphatase: MKTQQSLKVKSGTNFRELGGYQTSDGHTVKSHKLLRSASLGALSKPDLQYLSDYGVHYDIDLRSADEQAKVPDRVPPKTQYVFNPVFAVDLTRASKFSDAEEQSQSVQEAEALQEIPDNGHASMLKTYQDIINLDSAKQAYQTFFQYLLANDQPQQSVLFHCTAGKDRTGIGAAFILTALGVPYETIKQDYLLTNVASKEYVDHQLAHLKADGLNPKQLTSAKALLTVSPDYLRIADAEIKQAAGSWLNFIQTDLKVTDQDLKDLKQIYLD; this comes from the coding sequence ATGAAAACTCAGCAATCATTAAAAGTTAAATCAGGAACTAATTTTCGCGAATTAGGTGGCTATCAAACCAGTGATGGTCATACTGTCAAGTCACACAAGTTACTTCGTTCTGCCAGCTTAGGCGCCTTATCAAAGCCAGATTTGCAATATCTCAGTGATTACGGTGTTCATTACGATATTGATTTGCGTTCTGCCGACGAACAGGCAAAAGTTCCCGATCGTGTTCCGCCAAAAACACAGTACGTCTTTAATCCCGTTTTTGCTGTTGATTTAACCCGAGCTTCCAAATTTTCCGACGCCGAAGAACAATCCCAATCCGTCCAAGAAGCCGAAGCTTTACAAGAAATTCCGGACAACGGTCATGCCTCCATGCTCAAAACTTATCAAGATATCATCAATTTAGATAGTGCAAAGCAAGCTTACCAAACGTTCTTTCAATATTTGTTAGCTAATGATCAACCACAGCAGTCTGTCCTATTCCACTGCACCGCTGGTAAAGATCGTACTGGTATCGGTGCAGCTTTCATTTTGACTGCTTTAGGTGTGCCTTATGAAACTATTAAACAAGACTATTTACTGACAAACGTTGCTTCCAAAGAATATGTCGATCATCAATTGGCTCATCTCAAAGCTGACGGCTTGAATCCTAAACAGTTGACCTCTGCCAAGGCTTTATTAACCGTCAGTCCCGATTACCTGCGGATTGCGGATGCAGAAATCAAGCAAGCTGCGGGTAGTTGGCTTAATTTTATTCAAACGGACTTGAAAGTCACTGATCAAGACCTCAAGGATCTCAAACAAATCTATTTAGACTAA
- a CDS encoding carboxylate--amine ligase, producing MQSSLKFTPIILGSDINAYGFARSFYELNHQPVQAYAEVALAPTKYSKIINVSLHEGFTEDPSFIETMRQIAQKYANHSEPVILLAMGDGYAELIAKHKEELSKTFICPYVDYDLLRKLNNKESFYQICEQYHLPHPKTKIVTKQMYQEQDLTVPFTYPIALKPANSVEWLDIHFEGRKKAFTIQDEAEFLDIVAKIYDNGYTSDLIMQEFIPGDDSHMRVLNAYVDQNHHVKLMCLGHPLLEDPTPAAIGNYMVILPEYNQKLYDVIQRFLEEIEFTGFANFDMKFDDRDQEFKLFEINLRQGRSSFYVTLNGYNLAQFLIDDYVTKTLDQKPTVYANKNKAQHQLWLGVTSGIFKKYALENQYKEVALELLRQDRYGTTVFYKGDLGIKRFLLLSYMFNRYRGRFKRYFAENKGQNLK from the coding sequence ATGCAAAGTAGCTTGAAGTTTACCCCGATTATTTTAGGTAGTGACATTAACGCCTATGGTTTTGCGCGATCTTTTTATGAGCTAAATCATCAACCTGTCCAAGCTTATGCGGAGGTCGCTTTAGCTCCAACCAAATATTCCAAGATTATTAACGTGAGTTTGCATGAAGGCTTTACGGAAGATCCATCTTTTATTGAAACAATGCGGCAAATTGCTCAAAAATATGCTAATCATTCTGAACCAGTGATTTTGCTGGCAATGGGTGATGGGTATGCGGAGTTGATTGCCAAGCATAAAGAGGAACTTTCTAAAACCTTTATTTGTCCGTATGTTGACTATGATTTGTTGCGCAAGTTGAATAACAAGGAATCTTTTTATCAAATTTGCGAACAATATCACTTGCCACATCCTAAGACCAAAATCGTGACGAAGCAGATGTATCAAGAACAAGATTTGACGGTACCGTTTACGTATCCGATTGCGTTGAAGCCGGCTAATAGTGTGGAATGGTTGGATATTCATTTTGAAGGTCGTAAAAAAGCCTTTACAATCCAAGATGAAGCCGAATTCTTGGATATTGTGGCCAAAATCTATGATAATGGATATACATCAGACTTGATTATGCAGGAATTTATTCCGGGTGATGATTCACATATGCGGGTGTTAAATGCTTATGTGGATCAGAATCATCATGTTAAGTTGATGTGCTTGGGGCACCCACTGCTTGAGGATCCGACGCCAGCAGCGATTGGTAATTATATGGTTATTTTGCCTGAATATAATCAAAAGCTATACGATGTGATTCAGCGTTTTCTAGAAGAAATTGAGTTCACTGGTTTTGCAAATTTTGATATGAAGTTTGATGATCGCGATCAAGAATTTAAGCTCTTTGAAATTAATTTGCGACAGGGACGGAGTAGTTTTTATGTAACCTTAAATGGCTACAATTTGGCACAATTCCTAATTGATGATTATGTCACCAAGACTTTGGATCAAAAGCCAACTGTTTATGCAAATAAGAATAAGGCGCAACACCAATTGTGGTTAGGGGTGACTTCGGGAATCTTTAAGAAGTATGCTCTGGAAAATCAGTACAAAGAAGTTGCACTGGAACTTTTACGGCAAGACCGTTATGGCACGACTGTTTTCTATAAGGGTGATTTAGGGATTAAACGGTTCTTGTTGTTGAGTTATATGTTTAATCGCTATCGAGGACGTTTCAAACGTTACTTTGCAGAAAATAAGGGCCAAAACTTGAAATAA